A genomic window from Osmia lignaria lignaria isolate PbOS001 unplaced genomic scaffold, iyOsmLign1 scaffold0016, whole genome shotgun sequence includes:
- the LOC117611171 gene encoding uncharacterized protein LOC117611171, with protein MESARAGAERPVVELAACPEPWIKWRAGEMMVLPEAALMSVPAETRQRYGSIDEEFAEMYTDGSKREGAQAVGAAVVTKQQNNWEENTFSMNPGATIFTAEAVAVAEALRLYSQSGDGRRLLVYSDSASVLKVLEAAKNKDIKDIVKMKRGEIVAKIMKELCEIYLMKNLPLNETVNRKKTPVVFVWVPAHRGIAGNERADAAAKRATEQTPNCEYALPYEDMLVNLVRNAWKEFATEMRNEARYKDVKYFSEIDTNKQRRKPWFEKFVTQDRRTISVLSRIRANHYNLSESLARKHVVEDHGCDCREHVEDLAHVLWECEKYDHIRDEFVAKMREKGFSGRPQYQDLVRKERPAVCVAVARFLIKTGRII; from the coding sequence ATGGAATCAGCGAGGGCTGGCGCGGAGCGTCCGGTGGTGGAATTGGCGGCCTGCCCTGAACCCTGGATAAAATGGAGAGCGGGTGAGATGATGGTATTACCGGAAGCGGCCCTGATGAGTGTCCCAGCTGAAACCAGACAGCGGTACGGCTCGATAGACGAGGAATTTGCCGAGATGTACACCGATGGGTCGAAACGAGAGGGAGCCCAGGCGGTGGGTGCAGCCGTGGTGACGAAACAGCAAAATAACTGGGAGGAGAATACGTTCAGCATGAACCCTGGAGCCACAATCTTCACTGCGGAAGCAGTGGCGGTGGCGGAGGCCCTCAGGTTGTACAGTCAGTCCGGTGATGGTAGAAGACTGCTCGTTTATAGTGATTCTGCGAGTGTGTTGAAGGTACTAGAAGCTGCAAAAAACAAAGATATTAAAGACATTGTTAAGATGAAAAGAGGAGAAATTGTGGCGAAAATTATGAAAGAATTATGTGAAATATACTTAATGAAAAACTTACCGTTGAATGAGACTGTGAACCGGAAAAAAACGCCAGTGGTATTTGTGTGGGTGCCTGCGCATAGAGGAATCGCGGGTAATGAGAGAGCGGACGCGGCGGCCAAAAGGGCCACGGAACAAACCCCGAATTGTGAATACGCGTTACCGTACGAAGACATGCTAGTGAATCTGGTAAGGAATGCGTGGAAAGAGTTCGCGACGGAAATGAGAAACGAAGCGCGATACAAAGATGTTAAATACTTTAGCGAAATAGATACGAACAAACAGCGCCGAAAACCGTGGTTTGAAAAATTCGTTACCCAAGACAGAAGGACAATATCGGTGCTCAGCAGAATAAGAGCCAACCACTACAACCTGAGCGAGTCACTGGCGAGGAAACACGTGGTGGAGGACCATGGATGCGACTGTAGAGAGCACGTGGAGGACCTGGCTCACGTCCTCTGGGAATGCGAGAAGTACGATCACATCAGGGACGAATTCGTAGCGAAGATGCGAGAAAAGGGGTTCAGCGGCAGACCACAATACCAAGACCTTGTGAGAAAAGAAAGACCGGCTGTATGCGTGGCGGTTGCGAGATTTCTAATAAAAACGGGAAGAATAATTTAA
- the LOC117611170 gene encoding uncharacterized protein LOC117611170: MNNKNLKPTDNKNTTDGNRLTRSRTQENPELKSIVEDRNYASAFLQSRKTPRSPTERRTFDFTPEVTAEASNANTNLGAIPRTKNVKNLTVNTNQTENGSANWQNKSIGFTINPSNEADNNKQTGTFASPLIRISPQDNRNNTEILNETINNSCKNDISLLEIEGITEQPSLIGNLDGENSEGNLTLTCVSPRKKMTDQQIQIQPLRLPLKYVANLVPEFDGKNISVTEYVEKVKHAKNIITPVDEPSLIPILKIKLKGEVYKALINSPINNVNDFIQAIKSLFPSTENIHSLYGKLTELTQKPGETVLSYGNRLQELVIQIKDLKRMETGINQQIIQDFDRTIKNDAVKSFKNGLKQEIRIELKQKDDLNVLIQEAIDIESRLKKQNMLRGGDSASVLCSLEKYDANPVTYTCQICKELNHEALFCNNAACVYCKNKDHISYNCKFARNKIELICKYCNTQGHSIDACRMNRSKGNYCQYCQVMGHTVTQCPFIIEYETCWKCKGSGHDPNTCTRFPKITELCEIYNSRYHTAENCPTPMCPLCNKLGHTIKHCPLTKNNRLQLIMCTNCNEEGHDAEECEGARVFQTRTHPIKYQNRNQLGHSAGSYYELRNPQRRSNDLYGDNHNFNHNNSNFQRKYNYNGNFNGNNHFRNNNGNGNFNSNNYSRNNNSNRDNPRHTNEPRKFCDYCRTPNHTIKECRKLKAIELRAQKRDICSYCEEPGHLIDACRKLKSLENSAGKICNLCKSTNHTTEECHRGQNHQQHRQGNE, encoded by the coding sequence atgaataataaaaatcttaaaccaacggataacaaaaatactacggacggaaacagattaacaagaagcaggacacaagaaaatcctgaacttaaaagtattgtagaagatcgtaattacgcGTCAGCCTTTttacaaagccgtaaaacaccgcgctcaccaacagaacgaagaacatttgacttcacaccagaagtcacagccgaggcgtcaaacgcgaatacaaatctaGGTGCAATACCCAGAACAAAGAATGTTAAAAATCTAACAGTAAACACTAACCAAACGGAAAACGGAAGTGCCAACTGGCAAAACAAGAGtataggatttacaattaacCCAAGTAACGAAGCAgataataacaaacaaacaggaaCTTTCGCATCCCCACTAATCCGAATAAGTCCCCAGGATAACAGAAACAATACCGAAATactaaacgaaacaataaacaacAGCTGCAAAAACGACATATCCCTACTCGAAATTGAAGGAATCACAGAACAACCAAGCCTAATAGGAAATCTGGACGGAGAGAATAGCGAAGGAAATTTAACACTCACCTGCGTAAGTCCGAGaaagaaaatgacagaccaACAAATTCAAATCCAACCTCTAAGATTACCCTTGAAATACGTAGCAAACCTAGTACccgaattcgacgggaaaaatatttcagttaCCGAATACGTTGAAAAAGTAAAACATGCTAAAAACATTATAACACCCGTAGACGAACCAAGCCTAATCCCGAtcctaaaaattaaattaaaaggagAGGTATACAAAGCACTAATAAACTCACCGATAAATAACGTAAACGATTTTATTCAGGCAATAAAGTCATTATTCCCATCCACCGAAAATATACACAGtttatatggaaaattaacagaactaacACAAAAACCAGGCGAAACAGTACTTAGCTACGGGAATAGATTACAGGAACTAGTAATACAAATTAAAGACTTAAAAAGAATGGAAACAGGCATAAACCAACAAATCATACAGGACTTTGACAGGACGATTAAAAACGACGCAGTAAAAAGCTTCAAAAATGGGCTAAAGCAGGAAATTAGAATAGAATTAAAGCAGAAAGACGATTTAAACGTCCTTATACAAGAGGCCATCGACATCGAATCAAGGTTAAAGAAACAAAACATGCTGAGAGGCGGCGACTCAGCTAGTGTACTATGTAGCCTCGAGAAATACGACGCAAACCCAGTAACGTATACGTGTCAAATATGCAAAGAACTAAACCACGAAgcattattttgcaataacgcGGCATGTGTATACTGCAAAAACAAAGACCACATATCATACAATTGTAAATTCGCTAGAAACAAGATAGAGCttatttgtaaatattgcaACACCCAGGGACATTCCATAGACGCATGTAGAATGAATAGATCAAAAGGAAATTATTGCCAATATTGCCAAGTAATGGGTCACACGGTCACCCAATGCCCATTCATAATTGAATACGAAACATGCTGGAAGTGCAAAGGAAGCGGTCACGATCCAAACACCTGCACAAGATTCCCAAAAATTACGGAACTCTGCGAAATTTATAATAGTAGATACCATACAGCCGAAAATTGCCCAACACCTATGTGCCCACTCTGCAATAAATTGGGCCATACTATAAAACACTGTCCATTAACGAAAAACAATAGACTCCAATTGATCATGTGCACAAACTGCAACGAAGAAGGCCATGATGCAGAAGAATGCGAAGGGGCAAGAGTCTTCCAAACTAGGACACACCCAATTAAATACCAAAATCGTAACCAATTAGGTCACTCGGCAGGAAGCTACTATGAGTTGAGAAACCCTCAACGTAGATCAAATGACTTGTATGGAGATAATCACAATTTTAACCATAATAATAGTAACTTCCAGAGAAAATATAACTACAACGGAAATTTTAACGGCAATAATCACTTCAGAAATAATAATGGCAATGGAAATTTTAACAGCAATAACTACTccagaaataataatagcaacagaGATAACCCGAGACACACGAACGAACCGCGAAAATTTTGCGACTATTGTAGAACCCCCAATCATACAATAAAAGAATGTAGAAAACTGaaagccatcgaactacgagcacaaaaaagagatattTGTTCCTACTGCGAAGAGCCAGGACACTTaatagacgcatgcaggaaactaaaaagcctggaaaacagcgccggaaaaatctgcaacctgtgcaaaagtacgaatcacacaacagaagaatgcCACAGAGGGCAAAACCACCAACAGCACAGACAGGGAAACGAATAg